The following are encoded together in the Flavobacterium haoranii genome:
- the porD gene encoding type IX secretion system protein PorD translates to MTLLFVFGKFVSAQELQATVVVNAERMTDVNPQIFKNLQTKVNELLNNTNWTNEKYLPQEKIECNFFFNVSEFNMNTNVVVATLQVQASRPVYNSTYSSPLININDNHVSFKFLEFEQLIYDQNSFTSNLVSLVAFYANIIIGLDKDSYSELSGTKYLTTASNIMTLAQTSGYKGWSQNEGNNNNRYFLISDLNSNTYLPYRKAIYEYHYKGLDVMNEDLKKGKEEIFNAIKTLSALQNIRPNALLTRMFFDAKTDEIVSIFTGGPEMNNAELLTILNRISPLNSTKWNTIK, encoded by the coding sequence ATAACTCTACTATTTGTTTTCGGTAAATTTGTTTCTGCACAAGAACTACAAGCTACTGTTGTTGTTAATGCTGAAAGAATGACTGATGTTAATCCGCAAATTTTTAAAAACTTACAAACTAAAGTAAATGAGTTATTAAATAATACAAACTGGACAAATGAAAAGTATTTGCCTCAAGAAAAAATTGAATGTAATTTCTTTTTCAATGTTTCAGAGTTTAATATGAATACTAATGTTGTAGTAGCAACTTTACAAGTTCAAGCTTCGCGACCAGTATATAATTCTACATATAGTTCTCCTCTAATAAATATTAATGACAATCATGTATCGTTTAAATTTTTAGAATTTGAGCAGTTAATATATGACCAAAACTCATTTACATCAAATCTAGTTTCCTTAGTTGCTTTTTATGCTAATATAATTATAGGTTTAGATAAAGATAGTTATTCAGAATTAAGCGGAACTAAATATTTAACTACTGCTTCAAACATAATGACGCTAGCTCAAACTAGTGGTTATAAAGGATGGTCACAAAATGAGGGCAATAATAACAATCGTTATTTTCTTATTTCTGATTTAAATTCGAATACTTATCTACCTTATCGCAAAGCAATTTACGAATATCATTACAAAGGATTAGATGTAATGAATGAAGATTTAAAAAAAGGAAAAGAAGAAATTTTTAATGCAATAAAAACATTGTCGGCTCTTCAAAATATTAGACCAAATGCTTTATTAACAAGAATGTTTTTTGATGCTAAGACCGATGAAATAGTTTCAATTTTTACAGGTGGTCCCGAAATGAATAATGCGGAGTTATTGACCATTTTAAATAGAATATCTCCTTTAAATTCTACTAAGTGGAATACTATTAAATAA
- the recN gene encoding DNA repair protein RecN, which produces MLLSLSIKNYALIENLEIQFSDKFSIITGETGAGKSILLGALGLVLGNRADLSSLKDDTQKCIIEAEFLISAYNLKEFFKQNDLDYEELTIIRREILPSGKSRAFVNDSPVNLSELQELGNYLLDIHSQHQTRELIGEDFQLNLLDLVSQTSDLLSEYKVNLKELKQSEKELASLLTDKESLVKEYDYNAFLLDELVKSNLKEGELEELEQEVEQLSNVSLIEENLSKIVGISNEETIGIITQLKEAKNSFSKIDTYSKLYKDLLQRLDSIIIEYLDIIKESEVSLEKLEHNPERLEFVNNKLQIIYSLFQKHQVNSVEDLLQIQEDLEAKVLKVDEFDIQIQKLEKQIEELNVKLNSLAASISQKRKDKAPSLATEIRNIISSLGMPDAQLEFAFTQLDSFGKNGTDLISLNFSANKGSNLSPIKKVASGGELSRVMLAIKAVLANYSKLPTIIFDEIDTGVSGEIAIKMAEVMDKMSDKMQVFAITHLPQIAAKGNQHYKVFKYNQGNTTFSEIKLLSNDDRIVEIAEMLSGKNISDSALTHAKNLLN; this is translated from the coding sequence ATGTTATTATCACTTTCAATTAAAAATTACGCTTTAATAGAAAATTTAGAAATTCAGTTTTCTGATAAATTTTCAATTATTACAGGTGAAACGGGTGCGGGTAAATCTATTTTACTTGGCGCTCTTGGTTTGGTTTTAGGAAATAGAGCCGATTTATCTTCTTTAAAAGATGATACTCAAAAATGTATAATTGAAGCTGAGTTTTTAATTTCAGCTTATAATCTAAAAGAGTTCTTCAAACAAAACGATTTAGATTATGAAGAGTTAACTATTATCAGAAGAGAAATTTTGCCATCAGGTAAATCAAGAGCTTTTGTGAATGATAGTCCGGTTAATTTAAGTGAATTACAAGAACTTGGGAATTATTTGCTAGATATTCATTCTCAACACCAAACGAGAGAATTAATAGGTGAAGATTTTCAATTAAACTTATTAGATTTAGTTTCTCAAACAAGTGATTTATTAAGTGAATATAAAGTTAATTTAAAAGAGCTAAAACAATCAGAAAAAGAGTTGGCTAGTCTTTTAACTGATAAAGAATCACTTGTAAAAGAATATGATTATAATGCCTTTTTATTAGATGAATTAGTAAAGTCTAATTTAAAAGAAGGAGAATTAGAAGAATTAGAGCAAGAAGTAGAACAGTTGTCAAATGTGTCTTTAATAGAAGAAAATCTTTCTAAAATAGTTGGAATTTCTAATGAAGAAACAATTGGAATTATAACGCAATTAAAAGAAGCGAAAAATTCTTTTTCAAAAATTGATACATATTCAAAACTATATAAAGATTTACTTCAAAGATTAGATAGTATAATTATCGAATATCTCGATATTATTAAAGAAAGTGAAGTTTCTTTAGAGAAATTAGAACATAATCCAGAACGTTTAGAATTTGTAAATAATAAATTACAAATTATATATTCGCTATTTCAAAAACATCAAGTAAATAGTGTCGAAGATTTATTGCAAATACAAGAAGATCTTGAAGCTAAAGTTTTAAAAGTTGATGAATTTGATATTCAAATTCAAAAGTTAGAAAAACAAATTGAGGAATTAAATGTGAAGTTAAATTCTTTAGCTGCTTCTATTTCTCAAAAAAGAAAAGATAAGGCACCAAGTTTAGCTACAGAAATTCGAAATATTATATCTAGTTTAGGAATGCCAGATGCACAGTTAGAATTTGCCTTTACTCAATTAGATTCATTTGGTAAAAATGGCACTGATTTAATTTCGTTGAACTTTTCTGCAAATAAAGGTTCAAATTTGTCACCAATTAAAAAAGTGGCTTCTGGTGGAGAGTTATCAAGAGTAATGCTTGCTATAAAAGCTGTATTGGCTAATTATTCGAAATTACCAACAATTATTTTTGATGAGATTGATACTGGAGTTTCTGGAGAAATTGCAATAAAAATGGCGGAAGTAATGGATAAAATGAGCGATAAAATGCAAGTTTTTGCTATTACGCATTTACCTCAAATTGCTGCAAAAGGAAATCAGCATTATAAAGTATTTAAGTACAATCAAGGAAATACAACTTTCTCTGAAATTAAACTATTATCAAACGACGATAGAATTGTAGAAATTGCAGAAATGTTGTCTGGAAAGAATATTTCAGATTCAGCCTTAACACATGCAAAAAACCTTTTGAACTAA
- the fabV gene encoding enoyl-ACP reductase FabV, with the protein MIIEPRMRGFICLTAHPKGCEQNVKNQIKYVKSKGKIDGPKRVLVVGASTGFGLASRITSAFGSDAATIGVFFEKEPAPGKTATPGWYNSAAFEVEAHNAGLYAKSVNGDAFSKEVKEQVINMIKEDLGQIDLVIYSLASPVRMHPETGVLYRSTLKPIGQTFTNKTVDFHTGNVSQVSIDPATEEDIANTVVVMGGEDWKMWMDALKNANVLAEGATTVAYSYIGPEVTEAVYRKGTIGRAKDHLEATAFEITDALKDINGKGYVSVNKALVTQASSAIPVIPLYISLLYKIMKEKGIHEGCIEQIQRLYADRLYSGGEVPVDEKGRIRIDDWEMREDVQSQIATLWGESTTENLVEIGDLAGYKQDFLNLFGFGFEGVDYNADTNEMVMIPSISS; encoded by the coding sequence ATGATTATTGAACCTAGAATGAGAGGATTCATTTGTTTAACAGCCCATCCAAAAGGTTGTGAGCAAAATGTGAAAAATCAAATTAAATATGTTAAATCTAAAGGAAAAATAGATGGACCAAAGCGTGTTTTAGTTGTAGGTGCTTCTACAGGATTTGGACTAGCTTCAAGAATAACTAGTGCTTTTGGTAGCGATGCAGCTACAATTGGTGTATTTTTTGAAAAAGAACCTGCACCAGGAAAAACAGCTACTCCAGGTTGGTATAATTCAGCTGCTTTTGAAGTTGAAGCTCACAATGCAGGTTTATATGCTAAAAGTGTAAACGGAGATGCTTTTTCTAAAGAAGTAAAGGAGCAAGTTATAAACATGATTAAAGAAGATTTAGGACAAATTGATCTTGTAATTTATAGTTTAGCTTCTCCAGTAAGAATGCATCCAGAAACTGGTGTTTTATATCGTTCTACATTAAAACCAATCGGACAAACTTTTACAAATAAAACGGTAGATTTCCATACAGGAAATGTTTCACAAGTGTCTATCGATCCTGCAACTGAAGAAGATATTGCGAATACAGTTGTGGTTATGGGTGGTGAAGATTGGAAAATGTGGATGGATGCCTTAAAAAATGCTAATGTTTTAGCCGAAGGAGCAACTACTGTTGCATATTCTTATATTGGACCAGAAGTTACTGAAGCTGTTTATAGAAAAGGAACTATCGGTAGAGCTAAAGATCATTTAGAAGCTACCGCATTTGAAATTACTGATGCTCTAAAAGATATTAATGGGAAAGGTTATGTTTCTGTTAATAAAGCTTTAGTAACACAAGCAAGTTCTGCAATTCCTGTTATTCCATTGTATATCTCTTTGTTGTATAAAATTATGAAAGAAAAAGGTATTCACGAAGGTTGTATTGAGCAAATTCAACGTTTATATGCTGATAGATTATATAGTGGAGGAGAAGTCCCAGTTGATGAAAAAGGGCGTATTAGAATTGATGATTGGGAAATGAGAGAAGATGTGCAAAGTCAAATTGCAACATTATGGGGAGAATCTACAACAGAAAACCTTGTAGAAATTGGAGATTTAGCTGGTTATAAGCAAGATTTCTTGAATTTATTTGGTTTCGGATTTGAAGGAGTTGATTATAATGCTGATACCAATGAAATGGTTATGATACCTAGTATTTCTTCTTAA